GCGCACGACGTTGCGAAGTTCGCGAACGTTCCCGGGCCACGAATAGTCGCGGAGGGCAGCGAACGCCTCGGTGGTGAAGGTGCCCTCATGACCCGCAAGGAAGTGAAGCGCCAGAAGCGCGACGTCCTCGCGACGTTCCCGTAGCGGGGGAAGTTTGATTTCTAGCCCTCGCAGGCGATAGTACAGGTCCTCTCGTAGGGTCCCCTGACGCACCATCTCCTGCGGATCCCGGTTTGTGGCCGCGAGAAAACGCACGGAGACCGTGCGCGGTTCGCTCGAACCGACTGGCCGTACATCCCCATCGTCCATGACGCGCAGGAGCTTCGCCTGGTGTGATAGGCTCAGGCATTCCAATTCATCCAGGAGAAGGGTCCCTCCATGCGCCACTTCGAGGAGCCCCACGTGGTCGCGGTCGGCTCCCGTGAAGGAGCCTCGGCGGTGACCGAAGAACTGGCTTTCGAAGAGATCCGGCGGGGTGAGCGAGCAATTGTGAGCGACGAAGGGGCCACTGGACAGACTGGAGAGCCTGTGCACAGCGCGCGCGACCAGCTCCTTGCCGGTCCCCGTCGCCCCTGTGATGAGGACGTTGACATCGTTTCGCGCGGCCAGGAAGACGAGGTGCCTTACCTGCACCATCGCCCTGCTCATCCCGACGATCTCCGGCATGCCGGACTCAGCATGGGACCGTGGGATCGATTCCGTGCTCACCGCTCTCCTGGCTGCCGCCAGCAGCGCCGCCGGCTTCACCGGCTTCACCAGATAATTCGTGGCGCCGCGTTGGACCGATTCCACGACGGTGGCCACCTCGTCTGCCGCGGTGACCAGAATGACCGGCACCTCCGGCCATCGCTGCTTGAGCATCGTCAGGAGTGCCAGGCCGTCAAGGTCGGGAAGCCCCAGGTCCAGGAAGATCAGATCTGGTACTCGTGATTCCATGGCGAGGAGAGCTTCCGTACCGCTCGCGACTGTGCGGACCCCGTGGAACTCTTCTCTCATCGCGAGAGCCATGAACTGCGCCGCGGTGGGGTCGTCCTCGACGATCAGGATGGAACGATCTCTCATCGTGCCAGTTGGGTCTGGGTGAGCGGAAGCTCAATACGACACAGTGTCCCGCCGCCGTCCGCCGCTGACATCCTCAGAAGCCCCCCCTGGGCCTCGAGGAGGCGGCGCGCCAGGAACAGCCCGTAACCATGTCCCTGGGGCTTCGTCGTGTAGCCGAGTTTGAAGACCGACTCCTGGTCAGGTTCTGAGATTCCGGGGCCGTGGTCGCGCACCAGAATTTCCAGATGCTCCCCCTGGGTTGTCGCCGCCACGAGCACCTCCCCGCGTCCCTGCATCGCTTCGGCGGCGTTGCGTACCACGATCATGAGGACCTCGCGCAGGACTGGCGTGGGAGCACGCACGACGGGTGGCACCGGTGCCAGGACGAGGGACCATTGCACACCCGGAAAGGAGGATCTCACCTCCCGGACCACCTCACGGACGATGCGACCCGTTTCCGTTCCGTCGCCCCCGGATCCCTGCTGCCGGGACGAACCCGGCGGCCCGAGCGTCACCCTGGCCAGATCCTCCAGGCTGTCGATGGCCCCTTGCAGACCGTCCAGGATCTCGCGATCGACCTCCGAACCGGAAAGCCTGGGCTCCATGAGCTGGGCGAAGCCACGCAGGCTGTGAGCCGCGTTCTTGAAGCCATGCGCCAATCGCGCCACGTTCTCGCCCATCTTGCCCACCGAGTGGGCTTCATCCAGTTCTCTTTCGAGCACCGCCAGGCGCCCCTTGAGCTCTGTCTGTCGTCTCGCCAGATGCTCCTCGTGCCGCCTCCACCGGTGAACCACGAAGCCCGTGCCCGCGCCCATGACCAGAAGGAAGCCGGTGTGCACCGTCATGGCGAGGACCGATCCGCCGAGCCCCAGCAGGGATTGCTGCAACCACAGGCCCGCCACGCCACCGCCGGTGACGATGGCGATCCCTGCCGGAGGCACCGTCATGGCCGCGAGGATCACCTCGAGCGACAGACCGGCTATGAAGGGAGAAGCAACACCTCCGGTCAGAAACATCAAGGCCGTCCATCCCCCCAGTCCGAATAGGGCCGAGAAAAAGCGGGCAATTGAGGTGCTGCCGGTACGGCGGGA
The sequence above is drawn from the Candidatus Polarisedimenticolia bacterium genome and encodes:
- a CDS encoding sigma-54 dependent transcriptional regulator — encoded protein: MRDRSILIVEDDPTAAQFMALAMREEFHGVRTVASGTEALLAMESRVPDLIFLDLGLPDLDGLALLTMLKQRWPEVPVILVTAADEVATVVESVQRGATNYLVKPVKPAALLAAARRAVSTESIPRSHAESGMPEIVGMSRAMVQVRHLVFLAARNDVNVLITGATGTGKELVARAVHRLSSLSSGPFVAHNCSLTPPDLFESQFFGHRRGSFTGADRDHVGLLEVAHGGTLLLDELECLSLSHQAKLLRVMDDGDVRPVGSSEPRTVSVRFLAATNRDPQEMVRQGTLREDLYYRLRGLEIKLPPLRERREDVALLALHFLAGHEGTFTTEAFAALRDYSWPGNVRELRNVVRRARTLAADRPISPCELALEPAPALIPDEPPGPMGLPIVAGHALMEAERNTIVRALRDAGGRQTQAARSLGIDRSTLRRKVRTFGINPSRLDR
- a CDS encoding ATP-binding protein, with the translated sequence MLGLPPAQPGRHSGQGMSFMSSALSSNAGPFGRVPFIRHLALCAAALVAYFAREELRVGNSVLWVFGFAALLNFQTSILSRRTGSTSIARFFSALFGLGGWTALMFLTGGVASPFIAGLSLEVILAAMTVPPAGIAIVTGGGVAGLWLQQSLLGLGGSVLAMTVHTGFLLVMGAGTGFVVHRWRRHEEHLARRQTELKGRLAVLERELDEAHSVGKMGENVARLAHGFKNAAHSLRGFAQLMEPRLSGSEVDREILDGLQGAIDSLEDLARVTLGPPGSSRQQGSGGDGTETGRIVREVVREVRSSFPGVQWSLVLAPVPPVVRAPTPVLREVLMIVVRNAAEAMQGRGEVLVAATTQGEHLEILVRDHGPGISEPDQESVFKLGYTTKPQGHGYGLFLARRLLEAQGGLLRMSAADGGGTLCRIELPLTQTQLAR